A portion of the Streptomyces coeruleoprunus genome contains these proteins:
- the opcA gene encoding glucose-6-phosphate dehydrogenase assembly protein OpcA, whose amino-acid sequence MKIDLTDTTSSKINKALVQGRRAIGTPAVGMVLTLVIVTDEENAYDALRAANEASREHPSRTLVVIKRVSRSPRDRAKARLDADVRVGADAGTGETVILRLYGEVINHAQSVVLPLLLPDAPVVVWWPVNAPTDPANDPLGALGQRRVTDTYNAEDPIRELKARAEAYTPGDTDLSWTRITPWRSMLAAALDQVVCEVVSAEVEGEEFNPSVDLLAMWLADRLKISVKRSPSAGPGLTAVRLATDCGPIVLDRPDGSLATLSIQGQPDRAVALKRRETSELIAEELRRLDPDDTYASALRFGVDRLGERSGAAGSSGTAGSAASGSAASGSAASGSAASGSAAEPEAVEEPAAEPAGDAAAATAKPPKKAPAKKAAAK is encoded by the coding sequence ATGAAGATCGACCTTACGGACACCACCTCCAGCAAGATCAACAAGGCGCTGGTGCAGGGGCGGCGGGCCATCGGCACGCCGGCCGTCGGCATGGTCCTCACCCTGGTCATCGTCACCGACGAGGAGAACGCGTACGACGCGCTCAGGGCCGCCAACGAGGCGTCCCGCGAGCACCCGTCGCGGACCCTGGTCGTCATCAAGCGCGTCTCGCGCTCGCCGCGCGACCGGGCCAAGGCCCGGCTGGACGCCGACGTGCGGGTGGGCGCCGACGCGGGCACCGGCGAGACGGTGATCCTGCGGCTGTACGGCGAGGTCATCAACCACGCCCAGTCGGTGGTGCTGCCGCTGCTGCTGCCGGACGCGCCCGTGGTGGTGTGGTGGCCGGTCAACGCGCCGACCGACCCGGCCAACGACCCGCTGGGCGCGCTCGGCCAGCGCCGGGTGACCGACACGTACAACGCGGAGGACCCGATCCGGGAGCTGAAGGCCCGCGCCGAGGCGTACACGCCCGGTGACACGGACCTGTCCTGGACCCGGATCACGCCGTGGCGTTCGATGCTGGCCGCCGCCCTGGACCAGGTCGTGTGCGAGGTCGTCTCCGCCGAGGTGGAGGGCGAGGAGTTCAACCCGAGCGTCGATCTGCTGGCGATGTGGCTGGCGGACCGGCTGAAGATCTCGGTGAAGCGCTCCCCGTCGGCGGGTCCCGGGCTGACCGCCGTACGGCTCGCGACGGACTGCGGGCCGATCGTGCTGGACCGGCCCGACGGCTCGCTGGCCACGCTGTCCATCCAGGGGCAGCCGGACCGGGCGGTGGCGCTCAAGCGCCGCGAGACGTCCGAGCTGATCGCCGAGGAGCTGCGGCGCCTCGACCCGGACGACACCTACGCGTCGGCGCTGCGCTTCGGCGTCGACCGGCTGGGTGAGCGGTCGGGCGCTGCGGGTTCTTCCGGGACCGCGGGTTCGGCGGCATCGGGTTCGGCGGCGTCGGGTTCGGCGGCGTCGGGTTCGGCGGCGTCGGGTTCGGCGGCGGAGCCGGAGGCTGTGGAGGAGCCCGCCGCGGAGCCGGCCGGGGACGCCGCGGCCGCTACCGCGAAGCCGCCGAAGAAGGCCCCGGCCAAGAAGGCGGCGGCGAAGTGA
- a CDS encoding RNA polymerase-binding protein RbpA: MASGNAIRGSRVGAGPMGEAERGESAPRLRISFWCSNGHETQPSFASDAQVPDTWDCPRCGFPAGQDRDNPPDPPRTEPYKTHLAYVRERRSDADGEAILAEALAKLRGEI; encoded by the coding sequence GTGGCAAGTGGCAACGCGATCCGGGGAAGCCGGGTCGGGGCGGGGCCGATGGGGGAGGCCGAGCGCGGTGAGTCCGCACCCCGGCTCCGTATCTCCTTCTGGTGTTCCAACGGGCACGAGACGCAGCCGAGCTTCGCCAGTGACGCACAGGTCCCGGACACCTGGGACTGTCCGCGGTGCGGCTTCCCGGCGGGCCAGGACCGGGACAACCCGCCGGACCCGCCGCGCACCGAGCCGTACAAGACGCACCTCGCGTACGTGCGTGAGCGGCGCAGCGACGCGGACGGCGAGGCCATCCTCGCCGAGGCGCTCGCCAAACTCCGCGGCGAGATCTGA
- the secG gene encoding preprotein translocase subunit SecG: protein MIMGFSIALIVFSLLLMLLVLMHKGKGGGLSDMFGGGMQSSVGGSSVAERNLDRITVVVGLLWVACIIVVGLLIKMEG, encoded by the coding sequence GTGATTATGGGGTTCTCGATCGCCCTGATCGTGTTCAGCCTGCTGCTGATGCTGCTGGTGCTGATGCACAAGGGGAAGGGTGGCGGTCTCTCCGACATGTTCGGCGGCGGCATGCAGTCGTCCGTCGGCGGCTCCTCGGTCGCCGAGCGCAACCTGGACCGCATCACCGTCGTGGTCGGGCTGCTCTGGGTGGCCTGCATCATCGTGGTCGGTCTGCTGATCAAGATGGAAGGCTGA
- the pgi gene encoding glucose-6-phosphate isomerase yields the protein MNAESSRVRLTRTPEWAALGKHREQLGQTHLRELFAADPARGTGYTLRVGDLYLDYSKHLVTDETLALLRELAAATGVAGLRDAMFRGEKINNTEHRAVLHTALRAPRDAVVEVDGENVVPGVHAVLAKMAAFSERIRSGAWTGHTGKPIKNVVNIGIGGSDLGPAMAYEALRAYTHRDLTFRFVSNVDGADLHEAIRDLDAEETLFIIASKTFTTIETITNATSARDWLLTELGAGQDAVARHFVALSTNAGKVADFGIDTANMFEFWDWVGGRYSYDSAIGLSLMIAIGPDRFREMLDGFHLVDEHFRTAPPEENAPLLLGLLGVWYGAFFDAQSHAVLPYSHYLSKFTAYLQQLDMESNGKSVDRDGDLVDYQTGPVVWGTPGTNGQHAYFQLIHQGTKVIPADFIGFAKPVADLLPGLAAQHDLLMANFFAQTQALAFGKTPDEVRAEGVPEELVPHKTFRGNHPTTTILADELTPSVLGQLVALYEHKVFVQGAIWNVDSFDQWGVELGKVLAKRIEPVLTSGVGGEQLDSSTAALAAAYQALRGR from the coding sequence ATGAACGCAGAATCCAGCCGCGTGAGGCTGACCCGGACGCCGGAGTGGGCCGCGCTGGGCAAGCACCGCGAACAGCTGGGGCAGACGCATCTGCGCGAGCTGTTCGCCGCCGACCCGGCGCGCGGCACCGGCTACACCCTGCGCGTCGGCGATCTCTATCTGGACTACTCGAAGCACCTCGTCACCGACGAGACGCTGGCGCTGCTGCGCGAGCTGGCCGCGGCCACCGGGGTGGCCGGGCTGCGGGACGCGATGTTCCGCGGCGAGAAGATCAACAACACCGAGCACCGGGCCGTGCTGCACACGGCGCTGCGCGCCCCGCGGGACGCCGTCGTCGAGGTCGACGGCGAGAACGTGGTGCCGGGCGTCCACGCCGTCCTGGCCAAGATGGCCGCGTTCTCCGAGCGGATCCGCTCCGGAGCGTGGACGGGCCACACCGGAAAGCCCATCAAGAACGTCGTGAACATCGGGATCGGCGGCTCCGACCTCGGCCCGGCGATGGCGTACGAGGCGCTGCGCGCCTACACCCACCGCGATCTGACGTTCCGTTTCGTCTCCAATGTGGACGGCGCCGACCTGCACGAGGCGATCCGCGACCTGGACGCCGAGGAGACGCTGTTCATCATCGCGTCCAAGACGTTCACCACCATCGAGACCATCACCAACGCCACCTCCGCCCGCGACTGGCTCCTCACGGAGCTGGGGGCCGGCCAGGACGCCGTCGCCCGGCACTTCGTGGCCCTGTCGACCAACGCCGGCAAGGTCGCCGACTTCGGCATCGACACGGCCAACATGTTCGAGTTCTGGGACTGGGTCGGCGGCCGCTACTCGTACGACTCCGCGATCGGCCTCTCCCTGATGATCGCCATCGGCCCGGACCGCTTCCGCGAGATGCTCGACGGCTTCCATCTGGTGGACGAGCACTTCCGCACGGCCCCGCCCGAGGAGAACGCGCCGCTGCTGCTCGGCCTGCTCGGCGTCTGGTACGGGGCGTTCTTCGACGCCCAGTCGCACGCCGTCCTGCCGTACTCGCACTACCTGTCGAAGTTCACGGCCTACCTCCAGCAGCTCGACATGGAGTCCAACGGCAAGTCCGTCGACCGCGACGGCGACCTCGTGGACTACCAGACCGGCCCGGTCGTGTGGGGCACGCCCGGCACGAACGGCCAGCACGCCTACTTCCAGCTGATCCACCAGGGCACGAAGGTCATCCCGGCCGACTTCATCGGCTTCGCCAAGCCGGTCGCCGACCTGCTGCCGGGCCTCGCCGCCCAGCACGACCTGCTGATGGCCAACTTCTTCGCCCAGACGCAGGCCCTCGCCTTCGGCAAGACGCCCGACGAGGTCCGGGCCGAGGGCGTGCCCGAGGAGCTGGTGCCGCACAAGACGTTCCGCGGCAACCACCCCACGACGACGATCCTCGCGGACGAGCTGACCCCGTCCGTGCTCGGCCAGCTCGTCGCGCTGTACGAGCACAAGGTCTTCGTGCAGGGCGCGATCTGGAACGTCGACTCGTTCGACCAGTGGGGCGTCGAGCTGGGGAAGGTCCTGGCCAAGCGCATCGAGCCCGTCCTGACCTCCGGCGTGGGCGGCGAGCAGCTGGACAGCTCCACCGCCGCGCTCGCCGCCGCCTACCAGGCACTGCGGGGGCGGTGA
- the tpiA gene encoding triose-phosphate isomerase, with amino-acid sequence MTARTPLMAGNWKMNLNHLEAIAHVQKLAFALNDKDYAATEVAVLVPFTDLRSVQTLVDGDKLKIKYGAQDLSAHDSGAYTGEISGAMLSKLSCSYVAVGHSERRQYHAETDEICNAKVKAAYQYGLTPILCVGEGLDVRKAGNQVAHTLAQVDGGLKDVPAEQAASIVIAYEPVWAIGTGEVATPEDAQEVCGAIRGRLAELYSQELADGVRIQYGGSVKAGNIAAIMAQPDVDGALVGGASLDAEEFVKIVRFRDQ; translated from the coding sequence GTGACTGCACGCACCCCGCTGATGGCGGGCAACTGGAAGATGAACCTCAACCACCTCGAGGCCATCGCCCACGTCCAGAAGCTCGCCTTCGCCCTGAACGACAAGGACTACGCCGCCACCGAGGTCGCGGTGCTCGTGCCGTTCACCGACCTGCGGTCCGTCCAGACCCTGGTCGACGGCGACAAGCTCAAGATCAAGTACGGTGCGCAGGACCTGTCGGCGCACGACTCCGGCGCGTACACCGGTGAGATCTCCGGCGCCATGCTCTCCAAGCTGAGCTGCAGCTATGTCGCCGTGGGCCACTCGGAGCGGCGCCAGTACCACGCCGAGACCGACGAGATCTGCAACGCCAAGGTGAAGGCCGCCTACCAGTACGGCCTGACCCCGATCCTCTGCGTCGGCGAGGGCCTGGACGTCCGCAAGGCCGGCAACCAGGTCGCCCACACCCTCGCGCAGGTCGACGGCGGCCTCAAGGACGTCCCGGCCGAGCAGGCCGCGTCCATCGTGATCGCCTACGAGCCCGTCTGGGCCATCGGCACCGGCGAGGTCGCCACGCCCGAGGACGCCCAGGAGGTCTGCGGGGCGATCCGCGGCCGGCTCGCCGAGCTGTACTCCCAGGAGCTGGCCGACGGCGTCCGCATCCAGTACGGCGGCTCCGTGAAGGCCGGCAACATCGCCGCGATCATGGCCCAGCCCGATGTGGACGGCGCCCTGGTCGGCGGTGCCTCGCTGGACGCCGAGGAGTTCGTCAAGATCGTCCGCTTCCGCGACCAGTGA
- the pgl gene encoding 6-phosphogluconolactonase has translation MSAPQLVVHRDKELMAQAAAARLITRIVDAQAARGSASVVLTGGRNGNGLLAALSSSPARDAIDWSRLDLWWGDERFLPEGDPDRNDTQARAALLDSVPLDPARVHSMPVSGGAYGTDVDAAAAAYAEELAVAARPENHGPVPTFDVLMLGVGPDTHVASLFPEHPAVRETERTVVGVHGAPKPPPTRISLTFRAIRAAREVWLLAAGEDKAKAAAMALSGAGELQAPAAGAYGRARTLWLLDAAAASELPRDLYPPASA, from the coding sequence GTGAGCGCTCCCCAGCTGGTCGTCCACCGCGACAAGGAGCTGATGGCCCAGGCCGCGGCGGCCCGGCTCATCACCCGGATCGTCGACGCCCAGGCCGCCCGGGGCTCCGCGTCGGTGGTCCTGACGGGTGGCCGCAACGGCAACGGCCTGCTGGCCGCGCTGAGTTCGTCCCCCGCCAGGGACGCGATCGACTGGTCGCGGCTCGACCTGTGGTGGGGCGACGAGCGGTTCCTGCCCGAGGGCGACCCGGACCGGAACGACACGCAGGCCCGTGCCGCGCTGCTGGACAGCGTGCCGCTGGACCCCGCGCGGGTGCACTCCATGCCGGTGTCGGGGGGCGCGTACGGCACGGACGTGGACGCGGCGGCCGCCGCGTACGCGGAGGAGCTGGCCGTGGCGGCCCGGCCGGAGAACCACGGCCCGGTGCCGACGTTCGACGTGCTGATGCTGGGCGTCGGCCCGGACACGCACGTCGCCTCGCTGTTCCCGGAGCACCCGGCGGTGCGGGAGACCGAGCGCACGGTGGTGGGCGTCCACGGCGCCCCGAAGCCGCCGCCCACCCGTATCTCGCTGACGTTCCGTGCGATACGGGCGGCCCGTGAGGTGTGGCTGCTCGCGGCGGGCGAGGACAAGGCGAAGGCGGCGGCCATGGCCCTGTCGGGCGCGGGCGAGCTGCAGGCTCCCGCGGCCGGCGCCTACGGGCGGGCCAGGACGCTGTGGCTGCTGGACGCGGCGGCGGCGTCCGAGCTGCCCCGGGACCTGTACCCGCCGGCGTCCGCCTGA
- a CDS encoding poly-gamma-glutamate hydrolase family protein, translating to MTFTSRRTVLTALAAAAVSGPLLGTVTASPAYATDEFDIYTSNTDLYTKLAGQEGSDFARRYKRHELFDHDYTARQPYNRTTIMAMHGGSIEIGTSELCFGIAGYHPATLAPLNDGLGVHDYWMFEGLRSSNNRELHVTAKNNDDHVALSMARSSLNVLSLHGCTAAQAGTADPRAVVVGGLNERFKTLLKNEFTRAGIAWRDGNETPDLAGVNPDNPCNRTMLGKGGQLELTTELRAAMFTVNTRAGRAGSTTEVFDRFVRACRTAVATLHQDPDQVIL from the coding sequence ATGACTTTCACCAGCCGTCGCACGGTACTCACCGCCCTCGCCGCCGCCGCGGTCAGCGGCCCGCTGCTCGGGACCGTCACCGCGTCTCCCGCGTACGCCACCGACGAGTTCGACATCTACACGTCCAACACGGACCTCTACACCAAGCTGGCCGGACAGGAGGGGAGCGACTTCGCACGCCGCTACAAGCGGCACGAGCTCTTCGACCACGACTACACCGCGAGACAGCCCTACAACCGCACCACGATCATGGCGATGCACGGTGGCAGTATCGAGATCGGCACCTCCGAGCTGTGCTTCGGCATAGCCGGCTACCACCCCGCCACGCTCGCGCCGCTGAACGACGGCCTCGGGGTGCACGACTACTGGATGTTCGAGGGCCTGCGCTCCTCCAACAACCGCGAACTGCACGTCACCGCCAAGAACAACGACGACCACGTCGCCCTGTCCATGGCCCGGTCCAGCCTCAACGTCCTCAGCCTGCACGGCTGTACGGCGGCCCAGGCCGGGACGGCCGACCCGCGGGCCGTGGTCGTCGGCGGTCTCAACGAGCGGTTCAAGACGCTGCTGAAGAACGAGTTCACCCGGGCGGGCATCGCCTGGCGGGACGGCAACGAGACCCCCGACCTGGCGGGCGTCAACCCCGACAACCCCTGCAACCGCACCATGCTCGGCAAGGGCGGACAGCTGGAGCTCACCACGGAGCTGCGCGCCGCGATGTTCACGGTCAACACGCGCGCCGGCCGGGCGGGTTCCACCACCGAGGTGTTCGACCGGTTCGTCCGTGCCTGCCGCACCGCCGTCGCCACCCTGCACCAGGACCCGGACCAGGTCATCCTCTGA
- a CDS encoding PH domain-containing protein: MYVAAVLGAGFAAGGAVPAFLALASSMGGGRALLLVAAGAVLLVVGGAVTDHLRWRWTRYRVGAERVELHTGLLVVQRRRSLPRERIRSVDLTANLLLRLFGLVKVRIGTGENTGGGESTLELDAVTRAEGERLRRVLLDRAAEVPEADHRDGELALLDFRWIRYAPISFVAPLLGAAAVGGLFQLSEWFGVQHDVIEWIGERFQGAALLWLVLSVAAAALLAGVIGALGLWVEMWWNYRLEREPGGTLRVRRGLLTARSLSIEERRLRGVELVEPLGLRLCGAARVDAVATGLVKEDDDRHADHKTLLPAVPRTVADEVAARVLREPAPPTGASLTAHPAAARTRRLRWAVGAALLPALVLALLGAVLDVQALLYAAAGCAAVLVPGAVLLALDAYRNLGHGVSGAYLVTRSGSVRRATVALQRGGVIGWTLKQSYFQRRAGLLTLTATTAAGDGAYDVYDADASEGLRFAAAAVPGLLEPFLERAE; the protein is encoded by the coding sequence ATGTACGTCGCCGCAGTGCTGGGCGCCGGGTTCGCGGCCGGTGGCGCCGTGCCCGCGTTCCTGGCCCTCGCCTCCTCCATGGGCGGCGGGAGGGCGCTGCTGCTGGTCGCCGCCGGAGCCGTGCTGCTCGTCGTCGGCGGCGCGGTGACCGACCACCTCCGGTGGCGCTGGACGCGCTACCGGGTCGGCGCCGAGCGGGTCGAGCTGCACACCGGGCTCCTGGTCGTCCAGCGGCGCCGCTCCCTGCCCCGCGAGCGCATCCGCAGCGTCGACCTGACGGCCAATCTCCTGCTGCGCCTGTTCGGCCTGGTGAAGGTGCGCATCGGCACCGGCGAGAACACCGGTGGCGGCGAGTCCACCCTGGAACTGGACGCCGTCACGCGCGCCGAGGGCGAGCGGCTGCGCCGGGTGCTGCTGGACCGCGCGGCGGAGGTCCCCGAGGCCGACCACCGGGACGGCGAGCTGGCCCTGCTCGACTTCCGCTGGATCCGGTACGCGCCCATATCGTTCGTCGCCCCGCTGCTCGGCGCCGCCGCGGTCGGCGGCCTGTTCCAGCTCAGCGAGTGGTTCGGCGTCCAGCACGACGTCATCGAGTGGATAGGGGAGCGCTTCCAGGGCGCGGCACTGCTCTGGCTCGTCCTCTCGGTCGCCGCCGCGGCACTCCTCGCCGGGGTGATCGGCGCCCTCGGCCTGTGGGTCGAGATGTGGTGGAACTACCGGCTGGAGCGGGAACCGGGCGGCACCCTGCGGGTGCGCCGGGGACTGCTCACGGCACGCTCGCTGTCCATCGAGGAGCGGCGGCTGCGCGGGGTGGAGCTGGTCGAGCCGTTGGGCCTGCGCCTGTGCGGCGCCGCCCGGGTGGACGCGGTGGCCACCGGCCTGGTCAAGGAGGACGACGACCGGCACGCCGACCACAAGACCCTGCTGCCCGCCGTGCCGCGTACCGTCGCCGACGAGGTCGCCGCCCGGGTGCTGCGCGAACCCGCGCCGCCCACGGGCGCCTCCCTCACGGCTCACCCGGCCGCCGCGCGCACCCGGCGCCTGCGCTGGGCGGTGGGCGCCGCGCTGCTCCCCGCCCTGGTCCTGGCCCTCCTCGGCGCCGTACTGGACGTGCAGGCCCTCCTGTACGCCGCCGCGGGATGCGCCGCCGTCCTCGTGCCGGGCGCGGTGCTCCTCGCCCTGGACGCGTACCGGAACCTCGGCCACGGCGTGAGCGGGGCGTACCTGGTGACCCGATCGGGGAGCGTGCGGCGCGCCACCGTCGCCCTCCAGCGGGGCGGCGTCATCGGCTGGACGCTGAAGCAGTCGTACTTCCAGCGCCGCGCCGGCCTATTGACCCTCACCGCGACGACGGCGGCCGGGGACGGTGCGTACGACGTGTACGACGCGGACGCGAGCGAGGGCCTGCGGTTCGCGGCCGCCGCCGTGCCGGGACTGCTGGAGCCGTTCCTCGAACGCGCCGAGTGA
- a CDS encoding PH domain-containing protein translates to MTGENAVRLRPPKNALNERAIGWWRTQLLLSTFIPAVVLAVLGALIEPTRMWLLAAAAAVTVAGLVGTAFFPGWWYRVHRWEVTDDAVYVRTGFVWQEWRIAPMSRIQTVDTVRGPLEQAFRLATVTVTTASAKGALTLQGLDHEVAADLAERLTRITQATPGDAT, encoded by the coding sequence ATGACGGGGGAGAACGCGGTGCGGCTGCGGCCGCCGAAGAACGCGCTCAACGAGCGGGCCATCGGCTGGTGGCGAACCCAGCTGCTGTTGTCGACCTTCATTCCGGCGGTGGTCCTGGCCGTCCTGGGCGCGCTGATCGAGCCCACCCGGATGTGGCTGCTGGCCGCCGCGGCGGCCGTGACGGTGGCGGGTCTCGTCGGCACCGCGTTCTTCCCGGGCTGGTGGTACCGCGTCCACCGGTGGGAGGTCACCGACGACGCCGTGTACGTCCGTACGGGGTTCGTCTGGCAGGAGTGGCGCATCGCGCCCATGTCCCGCATCCAGACCGTCGACACCGTACGGGGGCCCCTGGAGCAGGCGTTCCGCCTCGCCACGGTGACGGTGACCACGGCCTCCGCCAAGGGCGCGCTCACCCTCCAGGGCCTCGACCACGAGGTGGCCGCCGACCTGGCCGAGCGCCTCACGCGTATCACCCAGGCCACCCCGGGGGACGCGACATGA